The following coding sequences lie in one Dunckerocampus dactyliophorus isolate RoL2022-P2 chromosome 4, RoL_Ddac_1.1, whole genome shotgun sequence genomic window:
- the LOC129179238 gene encoding uncharacterized protein LOC129179238 isoform X4, which produces MVQTCCVIHCHNRSRDRFGNKKDGVRFFSFPTWKQSQGALICELTKRRRMAWIATVRRSNISFNAITRHMLVCSRHFHTGRPADEMDESHRDWTPSLHLGHTEVETADNKRLQVTLYEQEVSPTRGENERLRKQLETVCKPQGVRHTEEEGLRQQWTIKCREQETDGGPPRVLFFTGIISLTALKEPLYKEHLA; this is translated from the exons ATGGTGCAAACGTGTTGTGTTATTCACTGCCACAATCGTTCACGCGATCGCTTCGGGAATAAAAAGGATGGGGTgagatttttctcatttccaACGTGGAAGCAAAGCCAAGGAGCTCTGATCTGTGAGCTAACAAAGAGACGCCGAATGGCCTGGATAGCAACCGTTAGACGATCAAACATCTCTTTCAACGCCATCACCCGACACATGTTGGTTTGTTCGCGGCATTTTCACACTG ggAGACCAGCTGATGAAATGGATGAAAGCCATCGGGACTGGACTCCCTCATTACATCTCGGACACACGGAGGTGGAAACTGCAGATAACAAGAGACTACAGGTAACATTGTACGAGCAGGAAGTTTCTCCAACAAGAGGGGAGAACGAGCGACTACGAAAACAACTGGAGACTGTTTGCAAGCCTCAAGGTGTGCGACACACTGAAG aggaaggtttaagacaacaatggacaatcaagtgcagagaacaagagacagatggaggcccacctcgagttctgttcttcaCAGGGATCATTTCAttgactgctttgaaggaaccCCTTTACAAGGAGCATTTGGCTTGA